In a single window of the Nocardioides sp. L-11A genome:
- a CDS encoding GAF domain-containing sensor histidine kinase, whose amino-acid sequence MDLELPTEARALLDAVVAIGSDLDLRGVLSRIVEASCQLTDAEYGVLGIVDDEGAFIDLVPNAEAGQQFDQVGMMPKGHGLLGLVPRERRSIRVDHVAEHPVSSGTFPGSHPVIDRFLGAPVLVGERAFGHLYLGNKRGGAEFTATDQALVEALARAAGVMIENARTYEQVEWRRRWLAATGEVGRDLTGTSSAEEALDELVVSLRDLCGARLVAYVRVAGGLLEIRQTAGDSEAAAPVVDRYADQIRDVTATRVPERLPEGSGRTTLVVPVDTRLDGPGAILVEHAEETPSLRDIMLDLVTVTASQLGLILDRRQALRERAQLLVARDRDRIARDLHDLVIQRLFATGMQLQGARDLDTAELRARVDGTVAELDGAIKELRSVIFELGTGSGRSLLEDVRALLGEYAGVLGFQPLLRLQGPVDRALAPEAGGHVLGTLREALSNVARHARASSASVELTASSAWFRLRVVDDGAGFDPADVAAGNGTVNLRSRAEDLGGHLLVTSAPGAGTTLEWVIPAVG is encoded by the coding sequence ATGGACCTGGAGCTGCCGACCGAGGCGCGGGCACTGCTGGACGCGGTGGTCGCCATCGGGTCCGACCTCGACCTGCGCGGTGTCCTCAGCCGCATCGTCGAGGCGTCCTGCCAGCTCACCGACGCCGAGTACGGCGTCCTGGGGATCGTCGACGACGAGGGCGCCTTCATCGACCTGGTGCCCAACGCCGAGGCGGGGCAGCAGTTCGACCAGGTCGGGATGATGCCGAAGGGGCACGGGCTGCTGGGGCTGGTGCCGCGCGAGCGGCGCTCGATCCGGGTCGACCACGTGGCCGAGCATCCGGTGTCGTCCGGCACCTTCCCCGGCAGCCACCCGGTCATCGACCGCTTCCTCGGGGCGCCGGTGCTGGTCGGCGAGCGCGCGTTCGGGCATCTCTACCTCGGCAACAAGCGCGGTGGCGCGGAGTTCACAGCCACCGACCAGGCGCTGGTCGAGGCCCTCGCCCGAGCCGCCGGCGTGATGATCGAGAACGCCCGCACCTACGAGCAGGTCGAGTGGCGGCGGCGCTGGCTCGCCGCGACGGGCGAGGTCGGCCGTGACCTCACCGGGACCTCGAGCGCCGAGGAGGCGCTCGACGAGCTCGTCGTGTCCCTGCGCGACCTGTGCGGGGCGCGGCTGGTCGCCTACGTGCGGGTCGCCGGCGGCCTGCTCGAGATCCGGCAGACAGCGGGCGACTCCGAGGCGGCCGCCCCCGTGGTCGACCGGTACGCCGACCAGATCCGCGACGTCACGGCCACCCGGGTGCCCGAGCGGCTGCCGGAGGGCAGCGGCCGCACGACGCTCGTCGTACCGGTCGACACCCGGCTCGACGGGCCCGGCGCCATCCTGGTGGAGCACGCCGAGGAGACCCCGTCGCTGCGCGACATCATGCTCGACCTGGTCACCGTGACGGCCTCCCAGCTCGGCCTCATCCTCGACCGGCGGCAGGCGCTGCGCGAGCGCGCGCAGCTGCTCGTCGCCCGCGACCGCGACCGGATCGCCCGCGACCTGCACGACCTCGTCATCCAGCGCCTGTTCGCCACCGGCATGCAGCTGCAGGGTGCGCGCGACCTCGACACCGCCGAGCTGCGGGCCCGGGTCGACGGCACCGTCGCGGAGCTCGACGGGGCGATCAAGGAGCTGCGGTCGGTGATCTTCGAGCTCGGCACCGGCTCGGGCCGGTCGCTGCTGGAGGACGTCCGCGCGCTGCTGGGCGAGTACGCCGGCGTACTGGGCTTCCAGCCGCTGCTGCGGCTGCAGGGGCCGGTCGACCGGGCGCTCGCCCCCGAGGCTGGCGGACACGTCCTGGGCACCCTGCGCGAGGCGCTCTCCAATGTCGCCCGGCATGCGCGCGCGAGCTCGGCGAGCGTCGAGCTGACTGCCTCCTCGGCGTGGTTCCGGCTCCGGGTCGTCGACGACGGCGCCGGCTTCGACCCGGCCGACGTGGCGGCCGGCAACGGCACCGTCAACCTCCGCAGCCGTGCCGAGGACCTCGGCGGTCACCTGCTGGTGACCTCGGCCCCCGGCGCGGGCACCACCCTGGAATGGGTCATTCCGGCGGTCGGCTGA
- the fliN gene encoding flagellar motor switch protein FliN, whose amino-acid sequence MTDVLDPTLLAEAVAVAAAAPLPAVTPLTPGPAQPGSPHVTAAFAGGAIAELDGGVPGAVVVLVGTELVEALASSPIGALDVAAAVQPALDAAARRLGAHARGARALALDVEGYDITAELGGPFRTVPLIGAGIAAAVLVPEATLAGAGEPIPDSADDAGPGTTAAPADAGEDTTPFVPAFGAPAAPPRGLELLQGVDMEVTVELGRTRMTVRDLLALTPGAVLELDRAAGSPADLLVNGRLVARGEVVVIDEDFGLRVTEILDANAAV is encoded by the coding sequence ATGACCGACGTGCTCGACCCCACCCTGCTCGCCGAGGCCGTCGCGGTCGCGGCGGCCGCGCCCCTCCCGGCGGTCACCCCGCTGACGCCGGGCCCGGCCCAGCCCGGCTCTCCGCACGTCACCGCCGCGTTCGCCGGCGGCGCGATCGCCGAGCTCGACGGCGGGGTCCCCGGAGCGGTCGTCGTCCTCGTCGGCACCGAGCTGGTGGAGGCGCTCGCGTCCAGCCCGATCGGCGCGCTCGACGTGGCCGCCGCGGTGCAGCCCGCCCTCGACGCCGCGGCCCGCCGGCTCGGCGCGCACGCCCGCGGGGCCCGCGCCCTCGCGCTCGACGTCGAGGGCTACGACATCACCGCCGAGCTGGGCGGTCCGTTCCGGACGGTGCCCCTCATCGGCGCCGGCATCGCGGCCGCCGTCCTGGTCCCCGAGGCCACGCTCGCCGGCGCCGGTGAGCCGATCCCGGACAGCGCCGACGACGCCGGCCCCGGTACGACGGCCGCCCCGGCCGATGCCGGCGAGGACACCACGCCGTTCGTCCCCGCCTTCGGCGCGCCCGCCGCGCCGCCGCGCGGACTCGAGCTGCTCCAGGGCGTCGACATGGAGGTGACCGTCGAGCTCGGCCGGACCCGGATGACGGTGCGCGACCTGCTCGCCCTCACGCCCGGTGCCGTGCTCGAGCTCGACCGGGCCGCCGGCAGCCCGGCCGACCTGCTGGTCAACGGCCGGCTCGTGGCCCGCGGCGAGGTCGTCGTCATCGACGAGGACTTCGGCCTGCGCGTCACCGAGATCCTCGACGCGAACGCCGCGGTCTGA
- a CDS encoding flagellar biosynthetic protein FliR — protein sequence MVLSVDGAALSALLLASVRVVAWLVVVPPFATRGIPTMAKVILAIGLSLAMAPTLAAQELPGTTPGLVLATAAQVLIGVGMGYVTMLLFSAIGAAGALVDVFGGFALAAAWDPLSMNSNTVFGRFHQLLATALLVVSGGHLIVIGGLLSTFRYLPLTGMPDISGWDGVLLTAFSMFFTVAVQMALPMIAVLFVADLALALLTKVAPQLNALSVMFPAKVGLTLLLLGLSFPMLPGALDRLVDYANQAMSSMAGAG from the coding sequence GTGGTCCTCTCCGTCGACGGCGCCGCGCTCAGCGCGCTGCTGCTCGCCTCGGTGCGGGTGGTGGCGTGGCTGGTCGTCGTCCCCCCGTTCGCGACGCGGGGCATCCCCACCATGGCGAAGGTGATCCTCGCGATCGGCCTGTCGCTGGCGATGGCGCCGACCCTGGCGGCCCAGGAGCTGCCCGGTACGACGCCGGGGCTGGTGCTCGCGACCGCCGCCCAGGTGCTGATCGGGGTCGGCATGGGCTACGTGACGATGCTGCTGTTCTCCGCGATCGGCGCGGCCGGCGCGCTGGTCGACGTGTTCGGCGGCTTCGCACTGGCCGCGGCGTGGGACCCGCTCTCGATGAACTCCAACACCGTCTTCGGGCGCTTCCACCAACTGCTCGCGACCGCCCTGCTCGTCGTCTCGGGCGGGCACCTGATCGTCATCGGCGGTCTGCTCAGCACCTTCCGCTACCTGCCGCTGACCGGCATGCCCGACATCTCCGGCTGGGACGGCGTGCTGCTGACGGCGTTCTCGATGTTCTTCACCGTCGCGGTGCAGATGGCGCTGCCGATGATCGCCGTCCTCTTCGTCGCCGACCTGGCGCTGGCCCTGCTCACGAAGGTGGCGCCGCAGCTCAACGCGCTCAGCGTCATGTTCCCCGCGAAGGTCGGACTGACCCTGCTGCTGCTCGGCCTGTCCTTCCCGATGCTGCCCGGTGCGCTCGACCGGCTCGTCGACTACGCCAACCAGGCCATGTCCTCGATGGCCGGGGCGGGCTGA
- the fliQ gene encoding flagellar biosynthesis protein FliQ, with the protein MTDTAIIEIALKTMLVALKLSAPILATSLVIGFAISLFQSMTQIQEFTLSFVPKLVGVGVALLVCGNWMLHTLMAFTRELFDLLPGLLV; encoded by the coding sequence ATGACCGACACCGCGATCATCGAGATCGCCCTCAAGACCATGCTGGTGGCGCTCAAGCTGTCGGCGCCGATCCTCGCGACCTCGCTGGTCATCGGCTTCGCCATCTCGCTGTTCCAGTCGATGACCCAGATCCAGGAGTTCACGCTCTCGTTCGTGCCGAAGCTGGTGGGGGTCGGCGTGGCGCTGCTGGTCTGCGGCAACTGGATGCTGCACACCCTGATGGCCTTCACCCGCGAGCTCTTCGACCTGCTCCCCGGCCTCCTCGTCTGA
- the flhA gene encoding flagellar biosynthesis protein FlhA translates to MSVKSLTRLGVPLGIVLIVVMLVVPLPAMVLDLMIALNITGALLVLMVAMFIHKPLEFAAFPSVILVMTLFRLALNVSATRLVLLDGYAGKVIDTFGHFVVGGSLIVGLIVFAILLVIQFVVITNGAGRVAEVGARFTLDAMPGKQMAIDADLNSGLIDEEEARRRRAEVHAEADFHGAMDGASKFVKGDAIAAIVITLVNLLGGFAIGVAQYGMPFGEAINTYSLLSVGDGLVSQIPALLLSVATGLIVTRSVADSDMGSDIVGQVFQRKMPLRVAGFGALALCVIPGLPKLPFLVAGGLMLLGASRIDESAGAGAAGTDADAAAGELVATPDTPEALVAEIRVDPLGLELSADLIDLVDSRTGGDLLDRVKALRRKVAGELGIVIPPVRTRDNLELPANTYAITLYGAEVARGEAPRGTVLAIGEFLGSLPGTPTREPVFGLDAKWIPAELRHQAEIGGATVVDRASVVTTHLAEIVHRHASRLLGREDVRLLTDVVKRTHPVVIEELTPTQLPLGEVQRVLRALLEERIPIRDLVRIFEALSVRAAVAKDLDGLVEAARAALEPALAAPYVTDGVLHAISFDPLLEQQMLEGLRPTEQGAVVVLDPDAAQQVLLGLAQATQAAENTDVRPVLVCAPALRAAVRRLVAPTVERLPVFSYAELGAAHEIRSVAVVSATGARPALEAGV, encoded by the coding sequence ATGTCCGTGAAGTCGCTGACGCGGCTCGGTGTCCCGCTGGGCATCGTGCTGATCGTCGTCATGCTGGTCGTGCCACTGCCGGCGATGGTGCTCGACCTGATGATCGCGCTCAACATCACCGGTGCCCTGCTGGTGCTGATGGTGGCCATGTTCATCCACAAGCCGCTGGAGTTCGCCGCCTTCCCCTCGGTGATCCTGGTGATGACGCTGTTCCGGCTGGCCCTCAACGTCAGCGCGACCCGGCTGGTACTGCTCGACGGGTACGCCGGCAAGGTGATCGACACCTTCGGCCACTTCGTCGTCGGCGGCTCGCTCATCGTCGGGCTGATCGTGTTCGCGATCCTGCTCGTCATCCAGTTCGTCGTGATCACCAACGGCGCCGGACGCGTGGCCGAGGTCGGTGCGCGGTTCACGCTCGACGCCATGCCGGGCAAGCAGATGGCGATCGACGCCGACCTGAACTCGGGGCTCATCGACGAGGAGGAGGCCCGGCGGCGGCGTGCCGAGGTGCACGCGGAGGCGGACTTCCACGGCGCGATGGACGGCGCGTCCAAGTTCGTCAAGGGCGACGCGATCGCCGCGATCGTGATCACCCTGGTCAACCTGCTGGGCGGCTTCGCGATCGGCGTGGCGCAGTACGGCATGCCGTTCGGCGAGGCGATCAACACCTACTCGCTGCTCTCGGTCGGCGACGGCCTGGTCTCGCAGATCCCCGCCCTCCTCCTCAGCGTCGCGACCGGTCTGATCGTGACCCGGTCGGTGGCCGACTCCGACATGGGCTCCGACATCGTCGGCCAGGTCTTCCAGCGCAAGATGCCGCTGCGGGTCGCGGGCTTCGGCGCGCTGGCGCTGTGCGTGATCCCCGGCCTGCCGAAGCTGCCGTTCCTCGTGGCCGGTGGCCTGATGCTGCTGGGCGCCAGCCGGATCGACGAGTCCGCCGGCGCCGGGGCGGCGGGCACCGACGCCGACGCGGCCGCCGGCGAGCTGGTCGCGACCCCCGACACCCCCGAGGCGCTGGTGGCCGAGATCCGGGTCGACCCGCTCGGCCTGGAGCTCTCGGCGGACCTGATCGACCTCGTGGACAGCCGCACCGGCGGCGACCTGCTCGACCGGGTCAAGGCGCTGCGCCGCAAGGTGGCCGGCGAGCTCGGCATCGTGATCCCTCCGGTCCGCACCCGCGACAACCTCGAGCTGCCGGCGAACACCTATGCCATCACCCTGTACGGCGCCGAGGTGGCCCGGGGCGAGGCGCCGCGGGGCACGGTGCTGGCCATCGGCGAGTTCCTGGGCTCACTGCCGGGCACCCCGACCCGGGAGCCGGTGTTCGGGCTGGACGCCAAGTGGATCCCCGCCGAGCTGCGGCACCAGGCCGAGATCGGCGGAGCGACCGTCGTCGATCGCGCCTCGGTGGTCACCACCCACCTCGCCGAGATCGTGCACCGGCACGCGAGCCGGCTGCTCGGCCGCGAGGACGTCCGGCTGCTCACCGACGTGGTCAAGCGCACCCACCCGGTCGTCATCGAGGAGCTCACCCCGACCCAGCTCCCACTGGGCGAGGTCCAGCGGGTGCTGCGCGCCCTGCTGGAGGAGCGGATCCCGATCCGCGACCTGGTCCGGATCTTCGAGGCGCTCTCCGTGCGCGCCGCGGTGGCCAAGGACCTCGACGGCCTGGTCGAGGCGGCCCGTGCCGCGCTCGAGCCCGCCCTCGCGGCGCCGTACGTCACCGACGGCGTGCTGCACGCCATCAGCTTCGACCCGCTGCTGGAGCAGCAGATGCTCGAGGGCCTGCGGCCCACCGAGCAGGGCGCGGTCGTCGTCCTCGACCCCGACGCCGCGCAGCAGGTGCTGCTCGGCCTGGCCCAGGCGACACAGGCGGCCGAGAACACCGACGTACGCCCGGTCCTGGTCTGCGCGCCCGCGCTCCGGGCCGCCGTACGCCGTCTCGTCGCGCCCACCGTCGAGCGCCTCCCCGTCTTCTCGTACGCCGAGCTCGGGGCGGCCCACGAGATCCGCTCGGTGGCCGTGGTGTCGGCCACCGGCGCCCGGCCCGCACTGGAAGCTGGAGTCTGA
- the fliP gene encoding flagellar type III secretion system pore protein FliP (The bacterial flagellar biogenesis protein FliP forms a type III secretion system (T3SS)-type pore required for flagellar assembly.): MTTTLSSGVARLALVLAEPVGPNGPNGPGKGGTVQIDLSGMTDKPSHSLLVFLALTLLSLLPAIVLTCTSFTKVLVVLGLTRNALGLQQTPNNQVLAGLALFLSLFIMAPVLSQINDEGVQPYLDGDKTTSVAFQDGLEPLREFMLDNTDDGELQLLTSVADRKLPENRDDVSTATLIPAFVLSELKDAFIIGFIIFIPFLVIDIVVSGALMSLGMMMMPPVMVSLPFKLLLFVMVDGWALIIRSLVASYGSG; encoded by the coding sequence GTGACCACGACCCTGTCGAGCGGGGTCGCCCGGCTCGCGCTGGTGCTCGCCGAGCCCGTGGGGCCGAACGGGCCGAACGGCCCCGGCAAGGGCGGCACCGTCCAGATCGACCTGTCGGGGATGACCGACAAGCCCAGCCACAGCCTGCTGGTGTTCCTCGCGCTGACCCTGCTCAGTCTGCTGCCCGCGATCGTGCTCACCTGCACCAGCTTCACGAAGGTCCTCGTCGTGCTCGGCCTGACCCGCAACGCGCTCGGTCTGCAGCAGACGCCGAACAACCAGGTCCTGGCCGGACTCGCCCTCTTCCTGAGCCTGTTCATCATGGCGCCGGTGCTCTCGCAGATCAACGACGAGGGTGTGCAGCCCTATCTCGACGGCGACAAGACGACCTCGGTCGCCTTCCAGGACGGCCTGGAGCCGCTGCGGGAGTTCATGCTCGACAACACCGACGACGGCGAGCTGCAGCTGCTCACCAGCGTCGCCGACCGCAAGCTCCCCGAGAACCGCGACGACGTCTCGACCGCGACCCTGATCCCCGCCTTCGTGCTCTCCGAGCTCAAGGACGCCTTCATCATCGGGTTCATCATCTTCATCCCCTTCCTGGTCATCGACATCGTCGTGAGCGGGGCGCTGATGAGCCTGGGCATGATGATGATGCCGCCGGTGATGGTGTCGCTGCCGTTCAAGCTGCTGCTGTTCGTGATGGTCGACGGATGGGCGCTGATCATCAGATCGCTCGTCGCGTCGTACGGGAGCGGGTGA
- a CDS encoding DUF2200 domain-containing protein has product MHRIFSTSVASVYSHYVTKVEKKGRTRAELDEAICWLTGFSETELHAHLDGGTTFEDFFADARLTPAASLITGVVCGVRVEDVEDPLMQKIRYLDKLVDELARGKAMDKVLRG; this is encoded by the coding sequence GTGCACCGTATCTTCTCGACCAGCGTGGCATCGGTCTACTCCCACTACGTGACCAAGGTGGAGAAGAAGGGCCGGACCCGGGCCGAGCTCGACGAGGCGATCTGCTGGCTGACGGGCTTCTCGGAGACCGAGCTGCACGCCCATCTCGACGGCGGTACGACGTTCGAGGACTTCTTCGCCGACGCGCGACTCACCCCCGCGGCGAGCCTGATCACCGGCGTGGTCTGCGGGGTCCGGGTCGAGGACGTCGAGGACCCGCTCATGCAGAAGATCCGCTACCTCGACAAGCTCGTCGACGAGCTCGCCCGCGGCAAGGCGATGGACAAGGTGCTGCGGGGCTGA
- a CDS encoding alpha/beta fold hydrolase, with the protein MLAHERIGSGEPLVLVHGIGHRRQAWYPVVDRLAREREVVLIDLPGHGESPALVPDGRPVRDILRDILEDFFVEQGLDRPHIAGNSLGGRIALEAAADDLVSSATTLAPAGFWRNKVDFAYIRAVFTVLTGAATLARPVAPAILSTAPGRAAAFGLLMTRGHKLSPDAALGDLHGLVHARPALETIIDGGFPFDRPISPSIPVTVAWGTRDLVLLPYQAGRARRALPAAEHVTLPKCGHVPMIDDVDLVADVLLKGSGHPRLGRTAYDVA; encoded by the coding sequence ATGCTTGCCCACGAACGGATCGGCTCGGGGGAGCCGCTCGTCCTGGTCCACGGGATCGGACACCGCCGCCAGGCGTGGTACCCGGTCGTCGACCGGCTGGCCCGCGAGCGTGAGGTCGTCCTGATCGACCTGCCCGGCCACGGTGAGTCGCCGGCGCTGGTGCCCGACGGCCGGCCGGTGCGCGACATCCTGCGCGACATCCTCGAGGACTTCTTCGTCGAGCAGGGGCTCGACCGTCCGCACATCGCCGGCAACTCCCTCGGCGGGCGGATCGCGCTGGAGGCGGCGGCGGACGACCTGGTCAGCAGTGCGACGACGCTGGCGCCCGCCGGCTTCTGGCGCAACAAGGTCGACTTCGCCTACATCCGCGCGGTCTTCACGGTGCTGACCGGCGCGGCCACGCTGGCCCGGCCGGTGGCGCCCGCGATCCTGAGCACCGCCCCGGGCCGGGCCGCCGCCTTCGGCCTGCTGATGACCAGGGGCCACAAGCTGAGCCCGGACGCCGCCCTCGGCGACCTGCATGGCCTGGTCCACGCGCGGCCCGCGCTGGAGACGATCATCGACGGCGGCTTCCCCTTCGACCGGCCGATCTCCCCGTCCATCCCGGTCACCGTCGCCTGGGGGACCCGCGACCTGGTGCTGCTGCCCTACCAGGCCGGCCGCGCCCGCCGGGCTCTCCCGGCCGCCGAGCACGTCACGCTGCCGAAGTGCGGCCATGTCCCGATGATCGATGACGTCGATCTGGTGGCCGACGTGCTGCTGAAGGGCTCGGGCCACCCACGGCTCGGCCGCACGGCGTACGACGTCGCCTGA
- a CDS encoding flagellar motor switch protein FliM → MTLQRPRRRPRTADPTPYDFRRPIQLSREHQRTLQLGFDSFARQATTVFTSSLRTVCTVALTGIEQRTYAEYVDSLGPSTYMTLFSADPIPGTGVLEIPLFATMSCLDHMLGGPGSDEQPDRPLTEIEDGVFRGLVERLLGEMRYSLDGIVTLEPTITGIEYSPQFAQVASAADVMVVVTLELRIGERAHRMSVCLPFSGLLPHLANATGNGAVSDRERAQRAHSAGLLQEQFQRVPVAVSVRFRPLPVDPATLADLRPGSVLRLSHPASAPLDVTVAGNTFAHATPGARGQHLAALIVTTPEES, encoded by the coding sequence GTGACCCTCCAGCGGCCGCGCCGCCGACCTCGCACGGCCGACCCCACGCCGTACGACTTCCGGCGTCCGATCCAGCTCTCACGCGAGCACCAGCGCACCCTCCAGCTCGGCTTCGACAGCTTCGCGCGCCAGGCGACCACCGTGTTCACCAGCTCGCTGCGCACGGTGTGCACGGTCGCGCTCACGGGCATCGAGCAGCGCACCTACGCGGAGTACGTCGACAGCCTCGGCCCGTCGACGTACATGACGCTGTTCAGCGCGGACCCGATCCCGGGCACCGGCGTGCTCGAGATCCCCCTGTTCGCCACCATGTCGTGCCTCGACCACATGCTCGGCGGCCCCGGCTCCGACGAGCAGCCCGACCGGCCGCTGACCGAGATCGAGGACGGGGTGTTCCGCGGGCTGGTCGAGCGGCTGCTCGGCGAGATGCGCTACTCCCTCGACGGGATCGTGACGCTGGAGCCGACCATCACCGGCATCGAGTACAGCCCCCAGTTCGCGCAGGTGGCCAGCGCCGCCGACGTGATGGTCGTGGTGACCCTCGAGCTCCGGATCGGCGAGCGCGCGCACCGGATGTCGGTCTGCCTGCCGTTCAGCGGCCTGCTCCCCCACCTCGCCAACGCCACCGGCAACGGTGCCGTCTCCGACCGCGAGCGGGCGCAGCGCGCGCACTCCGCGGGCCTGCTGCAGGAGCAGTTCCAGCGGGTTCCGGTCGCGGTCTCCGTCCGGTTCCGCCCGCTCCCGGTCGACCCGGCGACGCTCGCCGACCTGCGCCCCGGGTCGGTGCTGCGGCTGAGCCACCCGGCCTCCGCCCCGCTGGACGTGACCGTCGCCGGCAACACCTTCGCCCATGCCACCCCCGGAGCCCGCGGCCAGCACCTGGCCGCCCTCATCGTCACCACGCCCGAGGAGTCCTGA
- a CDS encoding EscU/YscU/HrcU family type III secretion system export apparatus switch protein: MAASSEEKTEKPTPKRKKEGRKEGQVPRTPELGGWLGLLVVGLAMGPLLDHELDALRTMMATALRSAEDPSVSLALTLLAAAGRHILVSLVVLGSMVLVIGVVSALAQGGFYLAPKLAKPDAKKLNPIQGAKRILGPHAFWEGAKVLVKSTVVAFLAWGAVKAMMPLVGGLLPIQVVLHQVSAEVSRLLLTVAIAGLVMAAADYAMMRRRIGKQLRMSHSEIKQEHKQAEGDPLVKGAIRARQMAAARNRMIADVATADVLLVNPTHVAVALRYDPDRGAPRVIARGAGAIAARIREVAAAERVPLVQDVPLARALYRHCQVGQEIPRELWAAVAQVLAFVLSRRSAGQHGGEHRTPRRTGDLPEVLARSRRRRAAAG; encoded by the coding sequence GTGGCCGCCAGCAGCGAGGAGAAGACCGAGAAGCCCACCCCCAAGCGGAAGAAGGAGGGCCGCAAGGAGGGCCAGGTCCCGCGCACCCCCGAGCTCGGCGGGTGGCTCGGCCTGCTCGTCGTCGGTCTCGCGATGGGGCCGCTGCTCGACCACGAGCTCGACGCGCTGCGCACCATGATGGCCACCGCGCTGCGCTCGGCCGAGGACCCGTCGGTGTCGCTCGCGCTGACCCTGCTCGCCGCCGCGGGCCGCCACATCCTGGTCAGTCTCGTCGTCCTCGGCTCGATGGTGCTGGTCATCGGCGTCGTCTCCGCGCTGGCCCAGGGCGGCTTCTACCTCGCGCCGAAGCTGGCCAAGCCGGACGCCAAGAAGCTCAACCCGATCCAGGGCGCGAAGCGGATCCTCGGCCCGCACGCCTTCTGGGAGGGCGCGAAGGTCCTGGTCAAGAGCACGGTGGTCGCCTTCCTCGCCTGGGGCGCGGTCAAGGCGATGATGCCGCTGGTGGGCGGGCTGCTCCCGATCCAGGTCGTCCTCCACCAGGTCAGCGCCGAGGTCTCCCGCCTCCTGCTCACCGTCGCCATCGCCGGACTGGTCATGGCCGCGGCCGACTACGCCATGATGCGACGGCGGATCGGCAAGCAGCTACGGATGAGCCACAGCGAGATCAAGCAGGAGCACAAGCAGGCCGAGGGCGACCCGCTGGTCAAGGGCGCCATCCGGGCCCGGCAGATGGCCGCCGCCCGCAACCGGATGATCGCCGACGTCGCGACCGCCGACGTGCTGCTGGTGAATCCGACGCACGTGGCCGTCGCGCTGCGCTACGACCCGGATCGGGGCGCCCCCCGGGTGATCGCCAGGGGCGCCGGGGCCATCGCCGCCCGGATCCGGGAGGTGGCCGCCGCGGAGCGGGTGCCACTGGTCCAGGACGTGCCGCTCGCCCGGGCGCTCTACCGCCACTGCCAGGTCGGCCAGGAGATCCCCCGGGAGCTGTGGGCCGCAGTGGCCCAGGTGCTGGCGTTCGTGCTCAGTCGCCGCAGTGCCGGCCAGCACGGCGGCGAGCACCGCACCCCTCGGCGTACCGGGGACCTGCCCGAGGTGCTCGCCCGCTCCCGCCGGCGGCGAGCGGCTGCGGGATGA
- a CDS encoding YiiD C-terminal domain-containing protein gives MTTPADLTTYVRSMIPVLDAMGVEVVEAGRNTVAARLPAAPNVNHFGTAYAGSLFTVAEVLGGLYASTSLVLEGAVPLVKSLTIDFLRPATTDVVSRATLSDEVIDRVLAETAERGKSDFELVTEVTDAEGTVVARTRGRYQMRRF, from the coding sequence GTGACCACGCCTGCTGACCTGACGACCTACGTCCGCTCGATGATCCCGGTCCTCGACGCCATGGGCGTCGAGGTCGTCGAGGCCGGTCGCAACACCGTGGCGGCCCGGCTGCCGGCCGCACCCAACGTCAACCACTTCGGTACGGCGTACGCAGGCTCGCTGTTCACCGTGGCGGAGGTCCTCGGCGGCCTCTACGCGAGCACCTCCCTCGTGCTCGAGGGAGCCGTGCCGCTGGTCAAGTCGCTCACCATCGACTTCCTCCGCCCGGCCACCACCGACGTGGTCTCCCGGGCGACACTGAGCGACGAGGTCATCGACCGAGTGCTCGCCGAGACCGCCGAGCGCGGGAAGAGCGACTTCGAGCTGGTCACGGAGGTCACCGACGCCGAGGGCACGGTCGTCGCGCGGACCCGCGGGCGCTACCAGATGCGGCGGTTCTGA
- a CDS encoding flagellar biosynthetic protein FliO, producing the protein MLDSTGGVGLGELAVRLVGSLALVVGLLLLIARVVNRRLKAPAGATIQVVQRQALGRGQGVAVVSVGTRILVLGTTEQQITLLAEVEPDEIGLDQTPPEPGTEPAGVPAAEHGTGALSGSVLSPQTWKDAMAAVTGKRAS; encoded by the coding sequence ATGCTGGACAGCACCGGCGGCGTGGGCCTGGGCGAGCTCGCCGTCCGCCTGGTCGGCTCGCTGGCGCTGGTCGTCGGGCTGCTGCTGCTCATCGCCCGCGTGGTCAACCGCCGGCTCAAGGCCCCCGCCGGCGCGACCATCCAGGTGGTGCAGCGCCAGGCGCTCGGCCGCGGCCAGGGGGTCGCGGTCGTCTCGGTCGGCACCCGGATCCTCGTCCTCGGCACGACCGAGCAGCAGATCACCCTGCTCGCCGAGGTGGAGCCGGACGAGATCGGCCTGGACCAGACGCCGCCGGAGCCGGGCACCGAGCCCGCCGGCGTACCTGCCGCGGAGCACGGGACCGGTGCGTTGTCGGGGTCCGTGCTGTCGCCGCAGACCTGGAAGGACGCCATGGCGGCCGTCACCGGGAAGCGGGCGTCGTGA